In Shewanella sp. GD04112, the sequence CGCCCTACAAAAACAGCCAAAACCACTTAAGAACTTCAGCCAAGACTGAACGGGAAAACATATGAACTTAGTGCTCATCCTCATCGGCGTGATTGCATTTATTGTTATCGCGACCTCAAAATTTAAGCTCCATCCGTTTTTAACCTTAATTCTGGCCGCCTTTATCGCCGCCTTCGCCTACGGTTTACCGAGTGGCGATATTGCCAAAACCATCACCACAGGCTTTGGTAATATCCTCGGCTATATCGGTCTGGTGATCGTGTTAGGTACCATTATCGGTATCATCCTCGAAAAGAGCGGCGCCGCCATTACCATGGCGGACGTGGTGATCAAAGTCTTGGGCAAACGCTTCCCAACACTCACTATGTCCATCATCGGTTATTTAGTGTCGATTCCGGTGTTTTGTGACTCTGGCTTCGTCATTTTAAACTCGCTTAAACAATCCATGGCCAACCGCATGAAGGTTTCGAGCGTCTCCATGAGCGTGGCGTTAGCCACAGGCCTGTATGCCACTCACACCTTTGTACCGCCCACACCAGGCCCTATCGCCGCGGCAGGTAACTTAGGGCTAGAGTCCAACTTAGGCCTAGTGATTGGTGTCGGCTTATTTGTTGCTGCCGTTGCCGCGCTTGCGGGGATGTTATGGGCGAACCGTTTTGCCATTGTTGAACCCGATGGCGAAGGTGCGGAAGAACTCAAAGCACAAGCTGCTGATTTTGAAGCCTTAAAACAAAGCTATGGCACACTCCCTAGCCCATTAAAGGCATTTGCACCGATTTTTGTGCCTATCCTATTAATTTGCTTAGGCTCTATCGCCAACTTCCCGTCTGCACCACTGGGCAAAGAAGGCCTATTCAGCCTGTTAGTCTTCCTTGGCCAACCCGTTAACGCCCTGCTTATCGGTCTGTTCCTGTCACTGCTGTTACTGAAAAGCGATAACAAGATTGCCGAGTTTAGCGAACGCATCAGCCAAGGCCTCGTCGCCGCAGCACCGATTATTTTGATCACTGGTGCCGGTGGTGCCTTCGGCGCCGTGTTAAAAGCCACACCTATCGGTGACTTCCTCGGTAGTTCACTGTCGGCGCTAGGGGTGGGTATCTTTATGCCCTTTATCGTCGCCGCCGCGCTGAAATCGGCTCAAGGTTCATCTACCGTTGCCCTAGTGGCCACCTCGGCTCTAGTCGCGCCAATGCTGGGCGATATTGGTCTTGGTAGCGATATGGGCCGTGTGTTAACCGTAATGGCCATTGGTGCTGGCGCCATGACAGTCTCCCACGCCAACGACAGCTTCTTCTGGGTGGTGACTCAATTTAGCCGCATGAGCGTTAAACAAGCCTATAAAGCACAAACCATGGCGACCCTTATCCAAGGCGTCACCGCAATGCTGACCGTGTATGTACTAAGCTTAGTGCTGCTCTAAGCCACACTTTTCTCATCCTTGGGCGCATCCGTGCGCCCAAAAAGCTGTAGGATTTTGAATGAAGATAGTTATCGCCCCCGATTCCTTTAAAGAAAGCTTAAGCGCACTCGATGTGGCTAATGCGATCGAACAAGGCTTAACACAAGTGATCCCAGACTGTGAGATTGTCAAAATCCCCGTCGCCGATGGCGGCGAAGGCACTGTGCAATCTATGGTCGATGCCACTGGCGGCAGCATTGTCAATTTAGAGGTCATGGGGCCACTCGGCCATAAAGTCAAAGCCCATTACGGCATTTTAGGCCAGCAAGCCAAAGGCACGATTGCGGTGATTGAAATGGCCTCCGCCTCGGGTTTACACCATGTACCAAGGGATCAGCGTAACCCGCTGCTCACCACCAGTTATGGTACGGGCGAGCTGATTTGTGATGCGCTCAATCGCGGGATAAAGCACATTATTTTAGGCTTAGGCGGCAGTGCGACCAATGATGGCGGCGCAGGTATGGCCCAAGCGCTGGATATTTTACTGCTGGATAAACAAGGTAAAACCTTAAGCGCGGGCGGCGCGGCGCTGTCTCAGCTTGACAGTATCGATATGAGCCACGCTCATCCACTACTGAAAGAATGTACCTTTGAAGTGGCCTGCGATGTCGATAATCCGCTGTGCGGCGAGCGTGGCGCTTCGGCCATATTTGGCCCGCAAAAAGGCGCAACGCCAGAGATGGTCAGCACCTTAGACGCAGCACTGAGTCACTATGCCGATGTGATTGCCCAAAGTGGTGTCACCGATCACCGCAACCAAGCTGGCGCGGGCGCGGCGGGCGGTATGGGGCTGGGCGTAATGGCCTTTTTAGGTGCAGAGCTTAAACCCGGTGTCGAAATTGTGATGCAAACGGTAGGACTGGCAGACAAAATTCGCGGCGCGGATCTTGTCATCACGGGCGAAGGCCGAATCGATGGCCAGACCATATTTGGCAAAACCCCGATGGGCGTCTTAAAGCAAGCGCAGCTGCAAAATATTCCGACTATCGGGATTGCGGGTTGCCTTGGCGACAATGCCAATGCCGTGCTTGAGCAAGGTATGGCGGCGATTTTCCCCATCATTCCACACTTAAGTCCACTGGACGATGTGCTGGCTAACGCCAAAACGAATCTGACCAATACCGCCCGTAATATTGGCGCGGTCTTGATGCTGGGCAAGCGCTAACTTTACCTTAGTGTTGTGATAGCTAACGACAGACACCCAAGGCGCTATTCATAGCGCCTTTGTTTATTCTGTAACCCAAGCACTGACTTAAGCGGTGTTTTAGTGCTTGATGCCTAAAAGGCCTTGCAGTAAAGTGAGCTCCCTTTTTGGTAATCCGTAAATGGGTTTAAGCGCCATGTATTTGGTTATACTTTTAATCACCTTTGCGGTTTCACTATAAGAATTAATAGACGGCAAGCCCCATGACCCAAAAACTCCCTCGCCAAGCCATCGCATCCGAAGACAGTTTGATGCGAATTTTCACTGTGCCCGAAGATGCGGAATCCACCTTAAGCATTATCGAGCAGAAGCTTTCCGAGGACTTAGCCGGCTTTTTGGGTGACAGCATTGCCGCGCTGGAAAAGCCGCTCTCCGAAATCGAAACCGATTTTCAAGCCTTTGAAATTCCAAGCCAGCCGCGTTTTGTCTCCGACTACACTGACGAAATCATGCAAAATCTGGTGGCGCATTCGGTACATACGGCGGCGCCCAGTTTTATCGGCCATATGACCTCGGCACTGCCCTATTTCGTGTTACCACTGTCGAAAATGATGGTGGGGCTGAATCAAAACTTGGTTAAAATCGAAACCTCCAAGGCGTTTACCCCGCTTGAGCGCCAAGTGCTCGGCATGATGCACCATTTGATTTACGCCCAAAATGATGATTTTTATCGTAATTGGATGCACAGCGCCAACCATTCCCTCGGCGCATTTTGCTCCGGTGGCACTGTGGCTAACATCACCGCCCTGTGGATTGCCCGCAACCAATTACTCAAGGCCGATGGCGACTTTAAAGGCGTGACCCGCGAAGGCTTAATCAAGGCGCTGCGCCACTATGGCTTCGATGATTTAGCGATTCTGGTCTCCGAGCGCGGCCACTACTCTTTAGGTAAGGCCGTCGATCTGCTCGGTATCGGTCGCGACAATATCGTCAGCATCCCAACCGATGGCAATAATAAAGTCGATGTTGCCAAAATGCGCGAAGTCGCCGCCGAACTGGCGAATAAACGCATTAAAGTCATGGCGATTGTTGGGGTGGCAGGCACAACCGAGACGGGCAATATCGACCCACTGCGCGAGCTTGCGGCATTAGCAAGTGAGTTAAACTGTCACTTCCATGTGGATGCGGCTTGGGGCGGCGCAAGCTTATTATCCAATAAATACCGTCACTTACTCGATGGTATTGAACTCGCAGACTCAGTTACCATCGATGCCCATAAGCAAATGTATGTCCCCATGGGCGCGGGTATGGTGCTGTTTAAAAATCCTGAGTTTGCCCATGCGATTGCCCACCACGCCGAATATATTCTGCGTCGAGGCTCCAAGGATTTAGGCAGCCAAACGCTCGAAGGCTCACGCCCCGGCATGGCGATGTTAGTTCATGCCTGCTTGCAGATTATCGGCCGCGATGGTTACGAAATCCTGATCAATAACAGCCTTGAAAAAGCCCGTTATTTTGCCGAGCAAATCGACGCACACCCTGACTTTGAGCTAGTCACCGCGCCAGAGCTGTGCCTGCTCACCTATCGTTATGTGCCCGCGCAGGTGCAAGCCGCCATGCAAGTGGCGATTGAACAAGGCGATAAGGTGAAACTCGCT encodes:
- a CDS encoding GntP family permease, translating into MNLVLILIGVIAFIVIATSKFKLHPFLTLILAAFIAAFAYGLPSGDIAKTITTGFGNILGYIGLVIVLGTIIGIILEKSGAAITMADVVIKVLGKRFPTLTMSIIGYLVSIPVFCDSGFVILNSLKQSMANRMKVSSVSMSVALATGLYATHTFVPPTPGPIAAAGNLGLESNLGLVIGVGLFVAAVAALAGMLWANRFAIVEPDGEGAEELKAQAADFEALKQSYGTLPSPLKAFAPIFVPILLICLGSIANFPSAPLGKEGLFSLLVFLGQPVNALLIGLFLSLLLLKSDNKIAEFSERISQGLVAAAPIILITGAGGAFGAVLKATPIGDFLGSSLSALGVGIFMPFIVAAALKSAQGSSTVALVATSALVAPMLGDIGLGSDMGRVLTVMAIGAGAMTVSHANDSFFWVVTQFSRMSVKQAYKAQTMATLIQGVTAMLTVYVLSLVLL
- a CDS encoding glycerate kinase, coding for MKIVIAPDSFKESLSALDVANAIEQGLTQVIPDCEIVKIPVADGGEGTVQSMVDATGGSIVNLEVMGPLGHKVKAHYGILGQQAKGTIAVIEMASASGLHHVPRDQRNPLLTTSYGTGELICDALNRGIKHIILGLGGSATNDGGAGMAQALDILLLDKQGKTLSAGGAALSQLDSIDMSHAHPLLKECTFEVACDVDNPLCGERGASAIFGPQKGATPEMVSTLDAALSHYADVIAQSGVTDHRNQAGAGAAGGMGLGVMAFLGAELKPGVEIVMQTVGLADKIRGADLVITGEGRIDGQTIFGKTPMGVLKQAQLQNIPTIGIAGCLGDNANAVLEQGMAAIFPIIPHLSPLDDVLANAKTNLTNTARNIGAVLMLGKR
- the panP gene encoding pyridoxal-dependent aspartate 1-decarboxylase PanP, coding for MTQKLPRQAIASEDSLMRIFTVPEDAESTLSIIEQKLSEDLAGFLGDSIAALEKPLSEIETDFQAFEIPSQPRFVSDYTDEIMQNLVAHSVHTAAPSFIGHMTSALPYFVLPLSKMMVGLNQNLVKIETSKAFTPLERQVLGMMHHLIYAQNDDFYRNWMHSANHSLGAFCSGGTVANITALWIARNQLLKADGDFKGVTREGLIKALRHYGFDDLAILVSERGHYSLGKAVDLLGIGRDNIVSIPTDGNNKVDVAKMREVAAELANKRIKVMAIVGVAGTTETGNIDPLRELAALASELNCHFHVDAAWGGASLLSNKYRHLLDGIELADSVTIDAHKQMYVPMGAGMVLFKNPEFAHAIAHHAEYILRRGSKDLGSQTLEGSRPGMAMLVHACLQIIGRDGYEILINNSLEKARYFAEQIDAHPDFELVTAPELCLLTYRYVPAQVQAAMQVAIEQGDKVKLARFNELLDGLTQFIQKHQREQGKSFVSRTRIQPARYFRQATVVFRVVLANPLTSHEILNQVLIEQGEIAALDKEFLPALLAMANE